In the genome of Raphanus sativus cultivar WK10039 chromosome 9, ASM80110v3, whole genome shotgun sequence, the window attctggacgactttgctttgcccggacgactttaaattaagtcttctgacgggacgactttatattatgtcgtctggtaaaaattaaattatgaagttttatttttcaactacaaaactaacctaagacgacttacacgtaagtcgtctagtttaataaaatattgaaattttaactttccgagagacgactgaattataagtcgtccagaaatagtcaaagatctgacacgattcggtcaaatgcaaaactagcctgtttctcgtagacgacttatatataagtcgtctggactgttttttttcaccaaacaaagctggacgacttagtttaagtcgtccgtttgaccagaagactcatcagtaagtcttctacatacagatgacttacttgtaagtcttctacgcgaacagattttgaaaaaaattcaaattcgtaccttcaactaggtgagatgactttgtttgcacacagggtcttctccaaccacccagaacctcaaacgaaagcaaccgtaagtcaaaacgaaagaaatatggctccaaacaattttgaatcaaaagcttcagttttttggatgaatatggagagaaagtgaaagaaatgttgtttttagttcataacaattgaaacagagagagtgtaaagagatttacgtgcattaaagggcattaaaagctccaaacagttcgtacaaggttgttcccactattcatggcagtggcaatattgtaaatacttgaagaaaatgaggttgagacagtaaagaagccattttcgaaaaaaaaaaaaaaaaagggttaatggcattttcgtagataaaatgcagatgtggggttaaaaactcaaaaaaaaaatgagtcaaaagaaaaggttagttttctgtttgaattcaagttttgagtcacttttgcaataagcccttatatttcagtttggtttgtttttagtattattgtataagtataatactatacaatattactatattctatacaatatatgaagctatgtgttatttgttttagaaagtaaattagacccaacgtagttataaaaatagtcatatctttatgtatgtgtctatgacttatctacatAATGTTATTCGCAccaataaaatcaatatggccaataaaagtatactgatcaatttaaaataaattgtatgggataattatagaacgattaatatttttagtattcttagtatatatcttatttaaatcgacatgtaataaatgtaaaagtcatttatggaatatggacaaaaaaaaaactgtatttaaggaaatacatcaatgcaaaattagactatggtacatattatatataaagaatgagacatttaatttaaatatatgaggtccacctttaaaaatctacctagaagaagttgtaatgttcatgttttaataagatagatgtgtatttaattttaaaacttacaaaataaatgttaggtccaagagaatgtttctgttttaataagatagatataaaatGCCTCTTTTCTTGAACATTACACtgagaaaaaaagagagtgtATGACACTTACTCTTTCCAAGAAAGATCACTAGTATGATCAATGAAGTTGATGCTTCTGTTCACCGAGGCAAACACATGAGACAAGTCTGAGAGAAGACATGAGTTGGAAGAGAAAACGTTACTTTTGTGAAATCAAAAATCATATGAAGACAAACAAGATGAAGTTGAGTGGATGTAATAAATATCTAAAGCTTGTCGAATTTGCAATAAAGAGATCAGAGTCGTTATCAACAACACTAATAAATATCTAACAGAGACCAAACATAACAAGAAAGCTCAAAAGAGAGGCAAGAAACATCATCTTACATACCGTCTTGAGTAATGAGGGGATAATCCAAGGCGCTAAGCTCAATGAACCAGTTCCAAGAGCGACCAAGCTTCAACAAGATGGAGACAGCGTGGAGAGTAGCAGCCGTTTTAGAAGCGCCATTGTCAGAGAGACGATCAACTTTCCCCAGCACATCAACGTTCCCAAAGGCGTTCACAGCAGGGACAGTTTTCAAGCGGGAGAGAAGAGATAGCCTCTCTGCTTCAGTAGCTTCAGCGCCGAGATGGAGAAGATACCGGTTCCTGGGATGATAAACCGCGAGGAGCAACCTAAAGATCCGGTCACCGTCTCCACGACCTCCGGTTATGTAGTAAGCGAAAGATGGCGGGTGATGAGGGCCGTGATGGATAGGGGAAGGGAAAGGCTTAGAGGTGAAAGCAGAGAGAGAGTAGAGTAGTAAGAGGAGGCAGACAGAGAGGAACACTACAGAGAAGAGAGTGAATAGCCATTTCTTCTCAGCTCCCATCTGTTTGCACTGATCAAGTCAGAGCTCATAGGTGGATCTTGAGAAACGTGGAGGACGAGATCTCGGCGTTTGGCGAGTCCGGGAGATTCAGACACCGATGAGATCAGACAAAACGGAGctaaaggagagagagagagagagagagagagagacgtaaCAAAAGTTTGGACTTGGAGGCTgtgtagaagaagaagacaacgaTTCTCGATCTCCGTAGCTCAATCTGGTGAACTCGTCTCCTTCCAGTGCGTGTCATCCACGTTCCTTCAACTAGACAAGACATTTATATATGAAGCCTGTTTGTTTTCACGCGCCGATTAAAGCGAGTGAGATTTAATTGAAGAGTTGGGACAGCTTTAAGACACAAGTAGAAGCTGGATTTGTTAATGTTCCAAACAGGACCATATCATCTATAGTCTGCTTTGTTCATTCTTAAGTAAGTGAAAGTTACCCTTTTGGAGGATCTTCAAAGCCAGCCAAAATTATTCAGACACAAATAAAGTTCGGTAATATTGTTGTATTCTTCTGTTACACGGAGTTGACTTCATCTTCATCGTCACTCCCTCCACTTCCACGGCTACGGCTACTGCTTCCGCTGCTACTCTGCCCACTTCCGCTGCTTACGCTTTTGCTCCTACCATCACTGTCGCTCCCGCTGCTGCTTCCGCTGCTACTGCTCGAGCTCGAGCTTTCACGTTTCTGCTGCACCTCTGCGTTGACCTGCGCTCTAAGCGCTTCCGCTGCGTTCAGACCCTTCTCTCCTTCGCCGCCACTGTCGTCGTCCACATCTGCAATCTCCTCTTCCGTTATGCTAAGCTGTTTATTTAAGCTCTCCTCGTATTCTCCACCAGCGTCAGCGTCATCTCTCTCTGCATTGTCCTTCTCCGGTGTAAATGAGCCGAATATATCAACCAAATCAATCTCGTGAtgtccttcttctccttcttcttcgttCTTGTCATCAGCTGGTGAGATATATGGTGCATTGTTTCCCGGGATGGCAGGTTCAGCTGCAATTACTTTTTCCGTTAGATATTAGGACAGCCACATTAGTTCTTGCAGCTCAACAAAAACGAACAACCAGATATAGCAAATACATGCTTGCTAAAGGTATTGTGGATTTGTAAACAACAATTTAATATTCCTGCTTAGTCTCCACTGACTATATCTAACCACTAGTGAACCAAAATGACAGAAAAAAATCCAATTGATAAAGACTACTATACAAGTAAGAGAGCTATAGTTTCTTAAGTAACCAAACCTCTATGAACTACCAACCAACAATATGTACATCAAAACCGCGGTTTTATGAAGAAAGAGACTAAGCAGCGATGAGAACTACGACAGGTTTATCATCTTGTATTAAAGTAAAGCTCTGTTTCATTCTATGCAGTGAACCTAATGATCCCAAAAAATCAAAGTCAAATTCTTTAGAAACTATAAGAGAATATCACTGGAACAAACTGCTAACCTGAACTCTCCCGCTTCCCAATTTCGATTCTTTCAACTTCAACCTGCAGACATCACACAAACCGTACATCAAAAACTGTACACTCAAGTGACATAGCAAACCAAAACACGAAAACTCACAGGCACATCTGGAATCAAACTTCTATGCACATGCGGAGACTTAGAAGCAGGACGAGCAACAACAGGAGGAGGAGACAACcgatgctgctgctgctgctccacaggaggaggaggaggaggaggcacTGCAGACTGAGAAGAAGCCGCCGCCGCGGCGGCAGATTCACCAGGAGTCCTGAGATGCCTCAGCTGCTTGACAGCTCTATGCAGTCTCTCCAAACGAAACTTCTCCCCGTCGAAAAACAGAACAGCGTCGTTATCCTTATAATCCTCGCTGCTCCCTTCGAACGTCACCTTAGGTTTGCCAGGCTGGTTGTTCTGAAACTCGACGGAGACTCTGTTGTCTTTCTTCTTGTGCAGGTTCCCTGACCTCTTCTTGTCGATAGAAGCCGGCTTGAATTCATCTGAGCAAAAGTAATCATTAACCCAATTAAAGTGAGATTAATTGATCTTAAACCTAATCGAAAGATTGATCGAAACTTACATCGCAAGGTGCAGAATTTATGGGAGGAATCGTCTTTAGCAGAGGAGCCAAGGACGAGATCGTACCATTGATCTGTTCTCGGGGCGGTGCTTGGTTCGTCTCTGGAGTGATTATTCGACATCTTCTTTCTTTGAGAGAGCGAGGACGAGGAACTTGATTAACCGATTGATTCCATCAAAGAAGATCGAAATCGAGAGATTCAGGACGAGGAACTTGGCCCCTGGTTACTGTAGGGTTTCTCTTTTGAGCAAAGACGTGATGGATCCGGGATCCGATTTTTTGGATCCGATTTCATGCTTTCTATATGTGTTAACCAATTATCAACTGACGCGTGTCAAtaagttttcaaaattaatatattttccgGTTCAGAATTCGGTTATTCATAACTcaagtttaaatgtttttagttttaggGAAATTGGGtggtataaaacaaaaaaacaaaacttattcACTAACCAAAATAATACTCTTTCACCTCTTTTCTCTTCCTATTTCTCTCTACCTTCTCTCtacaaaaccaattttttttggcTATTTCACAAATAAACTCTTAATTGTATATAAAATCCAGTTTGCACTCGAAACTAAGCGAGTGTATTCAACTAAAATTTTTAGATGATTTGtgttaaaatgacaaattcatTGTAATTCAAACATGCATTTTAACAATTCGTTTAAAATCTAATGTTATTGtaattcaaacatgaattttaaatgaattttaatattcatatttgaataaaagTGAATTTATCAGTTTAAAAAATTACCTAAAACTATCAGTTGAATACATTTCCCTAATAATATTCAAATCTAAAgtgaaatttaattattattggattgaatatttattagatGTAAATGGTTTTACAACCGGATAACTATTTGGATCATGATTAAATTAGTTCGACCAAATCAAACCTAATTCAATCACTTGGATCCATATATGcgtaatatataattttaaagtaatgTTAGTAAATTTAATACATACTtaaaatatacacatatatcCAATATAAAAACTTtgtaaatataaactaattatttattcatatgattAGTTTACAGATTTTTGATTGTTTGAATAGTTTTATTTAGTTCAATAGTTTTTAGACTCAATCTAACTACATAATAAGTCTATGGTCGAATCAATTATTAGAGTCAGGTCCGACTACACTAACGATTCATAGTTAAGCATGCTTCAACCATCGAGTCGGTCTAGATTTAAAAATACTGGTTAGATGATATATGAAATGAATTAGTCACATGTTGTTCAATTTCGATAAGATTATGTTGGAATTTAGTTTCAATGGAATTTGATGTATTTACAAACTCTTGTGCTTGCTTCTGGTTAAGATTTTGGATTTCTTCAAATCTACTTTATCTACGGTTGTCTTTGAAATTTTTTACCTTTGAGGAGAAATGATCAAACCTTTTTTAGAGAATTGGGTTTCTAttatttcttttccttttatttttttctcttattgaTTTCACATTATGGATCTGATCGATGCTGCTATTGCTTTCTGATCTCAGACAAATTGAGTATGTATTTGATTAATGAGTTTGGTGGTCTGTTGCAGGATTGATCGAAAGTGGAAAtctcttaattttttcttaattttttaaaggaatatatttttggtgttttagtTTGATACTCTTTTTTCCACTAATTTCATTTTCTAGGTTCGATTTCATTCCAccaaaaaatgttatttaaaaacgTAAAAGTCATTCACTTCCCCTCTCAAAATGTTATTAACTTTCATAAAGTAAActaaaatgtattatatttttttaattcaatagTTTTGGAAACAGAAAAGTCCATATCAATTACAAATTGAACTACAAATCACATGCGGAATCATCAAAATTCCAATAGAATAGATTCAAACTCTAATTACAATACTTAATTCCAATTCCAGTAAAATCTATATTCAATAACACCCCTTAAATATAATTTCGATAGTCATGGTGAATCTTTCCTAAAACACTTTCAATGTTGAAAACTAGATTTCCACCGAACGAGGCTCAATTGACATTATATCCCAAAAAGGCAACAAGGTTATCTGATATGAGAGTGGTGTACCGGAGGACATGGTTCTGACAATGATGAAGAGAATCATAAAGATGTGGTCATGATTTGTTTAGAGAAAAGTTAccaatttagaaatattttacatttgTAGATACGGTCATAATTTATTTGGAGAAAAcattgaaaattaattaatatttgaaaattaaaattcaaaaataaatgagatcaaattaaaaacagaaaaataaaaaattcataaatttcaaaaaaaagaatgaaaatttaaattttctaaaatttttatttaatttttttgttttcatttttgtaaattttatcaaaagtttcgatttttacttatttttgaattttttatttatttattttgtttattttattaattaaataattatttttgaaaaattacctgctgaaccggtcaattttttgctttagaggttttttatgatacaaatgtcactttgaagattaaaagtgttagtgaaaaaacttttAAAGTGCTAGCAAGTGacactttgaaggtttttttatgcgattttcccctACAAATTCCCAACCGGTTTAAAAGGTACGATTGGTCGGTCGGTGCTGGAATAAACGCTGAATCATCCGTGAACCGGTCACTGACCGGCTGACTATTATTAGATTGGCGCATTTGAAATAACCGGCGTTTGAGGGCCTACTCATTTATTAATGAGCCATTATTGGGCTTCCTTTCTTATTCCCGTGTTGCCGCAAGCCCAAACAAGTCTGTGGTGACGTGTCTATCTTCTTCCCATCCCACACGTGACAGTCATAAATTTTTTCAGACAAGATGCGAATCTCAATACGAAAATAATAATTACGAAACCAATAATAGATACAGCGTGGATGGTGCATCTCATCTCTCAATCTTGTCGTCATCTTCAATGACACCTTCCATGTGAGAAACCTCTCCAGGTGTTCATTATCTCTTCCCAACCATCTCCCCATCAGTTGTGTCCCTAATCAAACTCGTGTTCTGTTTCAGATACTTCACTGTTGTGTTTTATGTTTCAGTTTCCAGTTTCGTCATCCTCCTCGTGTTTTTCTTTCCTGTCGTTGACTCTAAGCTTTACACGGTCAACGCTGAGACCAAAGACTCAGGCAACTTGTTTGGATCCAAATATGTCAGGGAGCAATGTTAGTTCTAGGGTTATAGATATCCTCAGCGGTATCGTCCCTTTGATGAAGCTAATCTCCTTAACCGTGATCGGTCTCCTCCTCGCACACCCCAAGACGCAGCTAGTCCCGAGAGCCACCTTCCGCCTCTTGAGCAAACTCGTCTTCGCTCTGTTCTTACCTTGCTTGATCTTCACGGAGCTAGGAGAAAGCATTACCTTAGACAACATCGTCCGCTGGTGGTTTATTCCGGTCAACGTCCTCCTCAGCACGGTCATAGGCTCCTTCATAGGATACTTGGTGGTTCTCGTCTGCCGACCTCCTCCGGAGTTCACTAGAGTCACCATCGTCATGACTGCCTTCGGCAACACCGGGAACCTCTTGCTGGCTATCGTCAGCTCAGTTTGTCACTCCAAGAACAACCCGTTCGGGCCGGGTTGTCACTCGAGAGGGGTCTCTTACGTGTCGTTCGCTCAGTGGGTGGCTGTGATACTTGTGTACACCGTTGTGTATCATATGATGGAGCCGCCTCTGGAGTACTACGAGGTTGTTGAGGGTGAAGGTGAGATAGAGGAGATCAACGTCGGTTCTAACGATGTTAGCAGGCCTCTTTTAGTCGAAGCCGAGTGGCCGGGGATCGAGGAGAAAGAGACGGAACATTGCAAGACTCCGTTCATTGCGAGAGTGTTCAACAGCATCTCGAGTAGTTACTCGCAGACTTCTTTCCCTGAGGTTGTTGACTTCATGGGTGTAACAGGAGGAGAGAGTTCGAGCCCGAGGTCGCTTCAGTGTTTAGCTGAGCCGAGAGTTATAAGGAGGATGAGAGTCGTGGCTGAACAGACTCCAGTCAAACACATACTCCAACCACCGACGATAGCTTCTCTACTCGCCATCGTCGTCGGATCAGTACCACAGCTGAAGAAGATCGTATTCGGTTACGAAGCTCCGCTCTCTTTCATTACCGATAGTTTGAACATTATGGCTAGCGCCATGGTTCCTTCGGTGATGCTTGTACTCGGCGGTATGCTCTCCGAGGGACCGAGAGAGTCAACTCTCGGGTTGCGTACGACGATTGGGATCACCGTTGCGAGACTCTTGGTGCTTCCTCTAGTTGGGATAGGGATCGTGATGTCAGCTGATAAGCTTGGTCTTATTTCTCAGGATCCGATGTTTAAGTTTGTGCTGCTTTTGCAGTATTCGACTCCGAGTGCTATTTTGCTTGGAGCTATAGCGAGTCTGAGGGGTTATGCGGTTAGAGAGGCCTCTGCGCTTCTGTTTTGGCAGCATGTCTTTGCGTTGTTGTCTCTTACGTTCTATATTATCATCTTCTTCAAGCTCACCGTTGATAATGTCCAAGGTATCCCATAAGATACAAAAGCTCTCTTGTAAACAGTGTGATGGATTGGTTTTTTCATCTGTGTGTGTTGGTGAATAAGGTGACCCCACTTGAAAACtcctttttatattatatcaacCGTGCACTCGCTTCATTCTTGCTTCAATTTATGTTACACCAAGTTTAAACCGCACCAAACtcagtaaatttatttttttacaatatttcCAACACAGAACGTCACTATCCAGTCATCAGAGTAAACGGTTAACTAACCGCTATATGCACAATTTTGAAAGTTTGTATAGTTTGAATTTATAACGAGTTCAATTATTAAGTAGGAACTGTGTAAAAGTATGTGATGAAATAGGCACGACACAAGAAGTTGAGTCCGTTCCAACTACAAAAGTCTGCATTGTACAATCTTAACGCCTTGCAGTTGCAGAACCAAAATAAGGTATAAttaaatgcaatttttttttttgtattgcaATGGCCAGGGACAAATTAACAATAGCatttgaaacaaaacaaagatgtTTGCATTGATTTTGTTTCATCGTTTTGTCTTCTAAACACACCCGTTTGGTCTTTTGGCTCCAACATTCCTAGTGCTTCTTTTTATCTGCAAGTCAGCGTCGTAGTGTTGGAACGCAGCATCAAGAAGCCTTTTGCATTGTACAACCGGGTATCAGATGGTACTGACTCTTTAATTTGTGAATCAATGTTGGTCATTGCATTCTTCAACCTACCAACTTTGGTAGAAAGATAAGTGTTTTGTTATTGGGTAAGAGAACCAAAAATGTTCCTCTAGCTCTTTTATTAATGTCCAATGATGTAAAATATCATCTTTTGTGGATTTAGGTAATCTGTCCAAAAAAGGTAATCTGTCCAGGACGCTCTCTCGCCTGTTAACGGTCTTGGCATTTGAGATAGTTTTGGTTAACTCACTGAAAACCTTGAAGGAAACTTCAGGTCTAATCAAGGGATCACTTATTACTAATCCTTTAGTTCTGATCTCCACTACAGATTCTTTTAGCAACCGATAAGCTTCAACGACTCTAAGTTCATTGATGAGAACATTTCCTTGTTTGAGATTCAAAGTTATCACGAGGATCCTTGATAGAAAGCGGCACGAACTGGAAGTTTGATGGTACTTGAAGATCCTCCATTTCTGTAGCCTCCAAATGATCTTCATGCCcattataataaaaagttacaAACAAAAGGGTTAATGGGCCATATTTCAAAAACCAATGGGCTTTTcgttatataaaatgtttttcaagTTGCTTCCAGTCCAATTCGACAAGAATCAATGTCGGCAGCCATATTTCAACAAGGTCGTATTCCTTTGCATGTTGCAAATTTCATTTTTAGTCTCAAAACTTTTTCTAGACGGTAGAAAATATCACGTATGAACTATGAAGAATATAATCTACATAGGAATCAGTAAACATTCTTAGATCAGTTCTCATTTAATTTTCACATTCGTTCATTTATAATCCATCCATACATAAACAATCAATTGCTTAGATCTCTGCATACAGATTGTGGTAGACAGGATAATAAAAGAATTGAATATCAAGACACTTTCTAGCTTTCTACTACGGGAGGATATAATAACATGTTATGGGCAATTTTTTGTCACGGAGCAATAAAGATGCATCtcgaaattttaaaaagatttcacACAATTCGGGTCACATGATCCTCTCACATGCTTCTTCATGCATGTTGAACCATCTTGACTCAACCAGATCACCCATTCTAAAGGGCATGTTAACCTAAATAACAACCAGACATATATGAGTATATATAAAGGATTTTACTTTATTACAAGAGAAGTCTAATGCACTATATTAAGAAAGGATGAACTTATAATATACGATATATGTAAACTTCTTTCggttttatatattaaagatAAAAGTAGAGACGTGCGTCAAATACCAAACACCACCCATACCACATTAAAGTGATTTAGGTATAAAATTGTAGTCAGCTTTTTTGTACTGTATCTCTCTATGTTAGATCTAAAAACATCCTAGGatacttatataaaaatgaagGCATCATATATAGTGGACACTTTAATAGTTCTTATTTCACATTCACTATCGATAAGAAAAAGCTTGCCGTCACTACGAAGAGTCTAAAAAGTCTT includes:
- the LOC130500262 gene encoding protein PIN-LIKES 2; amino-acid sequence: MSGSNVSSRVIDILSGIVPLMKLISLTVIGLLLAHPKTQLVPRATFRLLSKLVFALFLPCLIFTELGESITLDNIVRWWFIPVNVLLSTVIGSFIGYLVVLVCRPPPEFTRVTIVMTAFGNTGNLLLAIVSSVCHSKNNPFGPGCHSRGVSYVSFAQWVAVILVYTVVYHMMEPPLEYYEVVEGEGEIEEINVGSNDVSRPLLVEAEWPGIEEKETEHCKTPFIARVFNSISSSYSQTSFPEVVDFMGVTGGESSSPRSLQCLAEPRVIRRMRVVAEQTPVKHILQPPTIASLLAIVVGSVPQLKKIVFGYEAPLSFITDSLNIMASAMVPSVMLVLGGMLSEGPRESTLGLRTTIGITVARLLVLPLVGIGIVMSADKLGLISQDPMFKFVLLLQYSTPSAILLGAIASLRGYAVREASALLFWQHVFALLSLTFYIIIFFKLTVDNVQGIP
- the LOC130499979 gene encoding uncharacterized protein LOC130499979 isoform X2, whose product is MSNNHSRDEPSTAPRTDQWYDLVLGSSAKDDSSHKFCTLRYEFKPASIDKKRSGNLHKKKDNRVSVEFQNNQPGKPKVTFEGSSEDYKDNDAVLFFDGEKFRLERLHRAVKQLRHLRTPGESAAAAAASSQSAVPPPPPPPVEQQQQHRLSPPPVVARPASKSPHVHRSLIPDVPVEVERIEIGKRESSAEPAIPGNNAPYISPADDKNEEEGEEGHHEIDLVDIFGSFTPEKDNAERDDADAGGEYEESLNKQLSITEEEIADVDDDSGGEGEKGLNAAEALRAQVNAEVQQKRESSSSSSSSGSSSGSDSDGRSKSVSSGSGQSSSGSSSRSRGSGGSDDEDEVNSV
- the LOC130499979 gene encoding uncharacterized protein LOC130499979 isoform X1, producing MSNNHSRDEPSTAPRTDQWYDLVLGSSAKDDSSHKFCTLRYEFKPASIDKKRSGNLHKKKDNRVSVEFQNNQPGKPKVTFEGSSEDYKDNDAVLFFDGEKFRLERLHRAVKQLRHLRTPGESAAAAAASSQSAVPPPPPPPVEQQQQHRLSPPPVVARPASKSPHVHRSLIPDVPVEVERIEIGKRESSVIAAEPAIPGNNAPYISPADDKNEEEGEEGHHEIDLVDIFGSFTPEKDNAERDDADAGGEYEESLNKQLSITEEEIADVDDDSGGEGEKGLNAAEALRAQVNAEVQQKRESSSSSSSSGSSSGSDSDGRSKSVSSGSGQSSSGSSSRSRGSGGSDDEDEVNSV